The Mus caroli chromosome 1, CAROLI_EIJ_v1.1, whole genome shotgun sequence genome has a window encoding:
- the LOC110302827 gene encoding MOB-like protein phocein isoform X1 has translation MVMAEGTAVLRRNRPGTKAQDFYNWPDESFDEMDSTLAVQQYIQQNIRADCSNIDKILEPPEGQDEGVWKYEHLRQFCLELNGLAVKLQSECHPDTCTQMTATEQWIFLCAAHKTPKECPAIDYTRHTLDGAACLLNSNKYFPSRVSIKESSVAKLGSVCRRIYRIFSHAYFHHRQIFDEYENETFLCHRFTKFVMKYNLMSKDNLIVPILEEEVQNSVSGESEA, from the exons ATGGTCATGGCGGAGGGGACGGCAGTGCTGAGGAGGAACAGGCCAGGCACCAAGGCGCAG GATTTCTATAATTGGCCTGATGAATCATTTGATGAAATGGACAGTACACTTGCTGTTCAGCAg TACATTCAACAGAACATAAGGGCAGACTGCTCCAATATTGACAAAATTCTTGAACCACCTGAAGGCCAAGATGAAGGTGTATGGAAGTATGAACATTTAAG gCAATTCTGCCTTGAACTAAATGGACTTGCTGTCAAACTTCAG agtGAATGCCATCCAGATACCTGTACTCAGATGACAGCAACTGAACAATGGATTTTTCTTTGTGCAGCTCATAAAACTCCAAAAGAG tgTCCTGCCATAGATTATACAAGACACACACTGGATGGTGCTGCATGTCTTCTGAATAGCAATAAATATTTTCCCAGCAG gGTTAGCATAAAAGAATCATCTGTAGCAAAACTAGGATCAGTGTGCCGTAGgatttatagaatattttcacATGCCTATTTTCATCACCGGCAGatatttgatgaatatgaa aatgaaacatttttatgtcATCGGTTTACCAAATTTGTGATGAAATATAATCTGATGTCGAAGGATAACCTGATTGTACCAATTTTAGAAGAGGAAGTTCAGAACTCAGTTTCTGGGGAAAGTGAAGCATGA